In candidate division KSB1 bacterium, the sequence CAAAATCCCGACGTGGGGTGTCTCGACCACGCCGCTCGTCGAAGGCAATCTGCTCATCGTCGACGTCGGCGGCAAGTCCGGACATTCGGTGATGGCCTTCAACAAAGCCAATGGCAGCGTCGTGTGGAAATCGGAAAGCGACATCCCTGGCTATTCCGCGCCAATTGCGATTACGACCAACAGCGTGCGGCAGATTCTCGTTTTTACCGGTTCGGGCTTGGTCTCGGTGGCGCCGAACGATGGAAAACTTTTTTGGCGCCATGATTGGGAGACGCGCTACGACGTCAATGCCGCCACGCCGGTGTTTATTCCGCCGGATAAAATTTTTATCTCCTCGGGATACGGCAAGGGCGGTGCGCTGCTGCAAACGCAAGCTGGCAATGGCAGGGCGACGGTGCGGGAACTATGGCGCGTTCGCGATATGGCCAATCATTTTTCGTCTTCGGTGTTGCTCAACAATCATTTATATGGCTTCGACGAGGGTTTGCTGACGTGTTTGGACCTCGCCACCGGCAAAACCAAGTGGCAACAGCGCGGCTTCCAAAAAGGCTCATTGCTTTTGGCCGACGGCCATTTGATCGTGCTCGGCGAATACGGCAACCTCGCGTTGGTGGAAGCGACCCCGGACGGCTACAAGGAAAAATCCAGCGTGCAGATTTTAAAGGGAAAATGCTGGACGATGCCGACATTAGCCAATGGCAGGCTTTATTTGCGCAATCAGAGCGAGATGCTTTGTTTGGAGGTAGCTGGTAAAAATTAAAAACGCAGAGGGCGGAGGGCTTGGGGCAAGAGGGCATCGTGCAAAGGGCGTTGCAAGGCTTCAAACGCCAAGCTCCCCGCTCCATGCCCTCTGCTCTCCGCCCTCTGCAATCATTCGACACGGAGGAGTTGCACATCACATGAAATCGACAAACCACTTTCGTTTGGTCACACTGGTTGTTTTTTTTATCGGGCTCTCATCTATCGCTGCGTTTGCACAAACCGACACGAGAAAGAGTT encodes:
- a CDS encoding PQQ-like beta-propeller repeat protein, encoding MQKPNHTPNKRTSRQRKFLVIITGAFRLQSGSLRYGFALVIAAFMMIGWNFNSSHLPAASAPDDWPQWRGPNRDGISKETGLLKSWPEGGPKVLWRVPSGEGYAGIVIAKGRGYTMYGQGGSEFVICFDPANGKELWRFKADALFGNDQGNGPRSTPVVDGDLVFALSGSGKLHALSAAEGKAAWSHDLRAEYGGKIPTWGVSTTPLVEGNLLIVDVGGKSGHSVMAFNKANGSVVWKSESDIPGYSAPIAITTNSVRQILVFTGSGLVSVAPNDGKLFWRHDWETRYDVNAATPVFIPPDKIFISSGYGKGGALLQTQAGNGRATVRELWRVRDMANHFSSSVLLNNHLYGFDEGLLTCLDLATGKTKWQQRGFQKGSLLLADGHLIVLGEYGNLALVEATPDGYKEKSSVQILKGKCWTMPTLANGRLYLRNQSEMLCLEVAGKN